In Pithys albifrons albifrons isolate INPA30051 chromosome 6, PitAlb_v1, whole genome shotgun sequence, a single genomic region encodes these proteins:
- the CYP2R1 gene encoding vitamin D 25-hydroxylase isoform X3 has protein sequence MDCNENDPESTYSRENLIFSVGELIIAGTETTTNVLRWAVLFMALYPNIQGQVQKEIDLVMGPNKMPTLEEKCKMPYTEAVLHEVLRFCNIVPLGIFHATSKDTVVRGYSIPEGTTVITNLYSVHFDEKYWSNPEVFFPERFLDSNGQFVKKDAFIPFSLGRRHCLGEQLARMEMFLFFTSLLQRFHLHFPHGVIPDLKPRLGMTLQPQPYLICAERR, from the exons ATGGATTGCAATGAAAATGATCCAGAATCTACATATTcaagagaaaatttaattttctctgttgGAGAACTCATCATAGCTGGGACAGAAACCACAACAAATGTTTTAAGATGGGCAGTGTTATTTATGGCTCTTTATCCAAACATTCAAG GGCAAGTTCAAAAAGAAATTGATCTAGTCATGGGCCCAAACAAAATGCCCACTTTAGAAGAGAAATGCAAGATGCCATACACTGAGGCTGTTCTACATGAAGTTCTGAGATTCTGTAATATAGTTCCACTAGGGATTTTCCATGCAACTTCCAAAGATACTGTTGTGCGTGGTTACTCAATTCCTGAGGGCACTACAGTCATTACAAATCTCTACTCTGTTCACTTTGATGAAAAGTACTGGAGCAACCCAGAAGTGTTTTTTCCTGAGAGATTTTTGGACAGCAATGGGCAGTTTGTCAAGAAAGAtgcatttattcctttttcacTAG GAAGAAGGCATTGTCTTGGAGAACAACTAGCTCgaatggaaatgtttttgttttttacttcaTTACTACAACGATTTCACCTGCATTTCCCTCATGGCGTGATTCCGGATCTCAAGCCAAGATTAGGCATGACGTTACAACCACAGCCATACCTCATCTGCGCCGAGAGACGGTGA